The following coding sequences are from one Pasteurellaceae bacterium RH1A window:
- a CDS encoding fatty acid metabolism regulator, whose translation MDKSPILKAQSPAALAEEYIIKSIWNQHFPAGSDLPAERDLADKIGVTRTTLREVLQRLARDGWLQIQHGKATKVNNIWETAGPNLIETLIQLNPSSAALIVGDVVSLRTRMSEYYITEAIKHNQADSLRLFEKLDQLEDNPEAYMEFDWFIFRQFTFIANKPVYGLIFNTFKGLYKRVSSVYFQKPEARRINLKFYKELREICQTGQYQRVSPAILANRQECLHLWAELLPKLSELFE comes from the coding sequence ATGGATAAATCACCTATTTTAAAAGCCCAAAGCCCAGCCGCCCTTGCCGAAGAATACATCATCAAGAGCATTTGGAACCAGCACTTCCCAGCAGGTTCAGACCTGCCAGCCGAGCGTGATTTGGCCGATAAAATAGGCGTGACCCGCACCACCCTGCGAGAGGTTTTACAGCGTTTGGCTCGAGATGGCTGGCTGCAAATCCAACACGGCAAGGCCACCAAGGTTAATAATATTTGGGAAACAGCTGGCCCCAATTTAATTGAAACCTTGATCCAACTAAACCCCAGCTCTGCCGCCCTGATTGTGGGCGATGTGGTTTCCCTCCGCACCCGAATGTCTGAATACTACATCACTGAAGCCATCAAACACAACCAAGCCGACAGCCTCCGCCTCTTTGAAAAATTAGACCAATTAGAAGACAACCCCGAAGCCTATATGGAATTTGACTGGTTTATCTTCCGTCAATTTACCTTTATTGCCAATAAACCTGTTTATGGCCTTATCTTTAACACCTTCAAGGGCCTTTATAAACGGGTCAGCTCGGTCTATTTCCAAAAGCCTGAAGCCCGCCGCATCAACCTCAAATTCTACAAGGAACTGCGTGAAATCTGTCAAACCGGCCAATATCAACGGGTCTCCCCCGCCATTCTAGCCAACCGCCAAGAATGCCTGCACCTTTGGGCGGAGTTGTTGCCTAAGTTGTCGGAATTGTTTGAATAA
- a CDS encoding 2-isopropylmalate synthase, translating to MSNNVIIFDTTLRDGEQSLKASLTVKEKLQIALALERLGVDVMEVGFPVSSAGDFESVRTIAQHIKNSRVAALSRAVDKDIDAAYEALKVAEAFRIHTFIASSALHVEAKLKRSFDDVVAMAVASVKRARNYTDDVEFSCEDAGRTGIDNICRIVEAAISAGATTVNIPDTVGYCLPSEYGNIIKEVRNRVPNIDKAVISVHCHNDLGMATANSLTAVQNGARQIECTINGIGERAGNTALEEVVMAIKTRQELFGIDTRINTQEIHRVSQMVSQLCNMPIQPNKAIVGSNAFAHSSGIHQDGMLKHKNTYEIMSPETIGLKKEKLNLTARSGRAAVKGHMADMGYTEADYDLDKLYEAFLKLADKKGQVFDYDLEALAFIDMQQGDEDRLVLDKLSANVASEFPATAFVQVELDGQKLSKVSVGGNGPVDATYNALMDLTGLELTMSHYNLTAKGEGAEALGQVDIVVEHEGRKFHGVGLATDIVESSARALIHAINAIYRSQRVAGLKKK from the coding sequence ATGAGCAACAACGTGATTATTTTTGATACCACCCTACGTGATGGCGAGCAGTCCCTAAAGGCCAGTTTGACCGTGAAAGAAAAACTGCAAATCGCCCTGGCCCTTGAACGCCTGGGGGTGGATGTGATGGAAGTCGGCTTTCCTGTTTCTTCGGCAGGCGATTTTGAGTCAGTTCGCACCATTGCCCAACATATCAAAAACAGCCGGGTTGCCGCCCTCTCCCGTGCGGTGGACAAGGACATTGATGCCGCCTATGAAGCCCTCAAGGTGGCCGAAGCCTTCCGTATCCACACCTTTATCGCCAGCTCCGCCCTCCATGTAGAAGCCAAGCTCAAACGTTCCTTTGATGATGTAGTCGCAATGGCTGTCGCTTCCGTTAAGCGAGCCAGAAACTATACTGATGATGTGGAGTTTTCCTGCGAAGATGCGGGCAGAACAGGTATTGATAACATCTGCCGTATTGTGGAAGCGGCTATTTCTGCGGGTGCGACTACAGTAAACATTCCTGACACCGTGGGCTACTGCCTGCCAAGTGAATACGGCAATATTATCAAAGAGGTGCGTAACCGTGTGCCAAACATTGATAAGGCGGTAATTTCTGTTCACTGCCACAACGATTTAGGTATGGCAACGGCCAATTCACTGACTGCGGTGCAAAACGGGGCTAGACAGATTGAATGTACCATCAACGGTATCGGTGAACGGGCGGGCAACACGGCCTTGGAAGAGGTTGTAATGGCCATTAAAACCCGCCAAGAACTTTTTGGCATTGACACCCGCATTAACACCCAGGAAATCCATCGTGTTAGCCAGATGGTCAGCCAGCTCTGCAATATGCCAATTCAGCCCAATAAGGCCATTGTTGGCTCCAACGCTTTTGCCCATTCTTCAGGTATCCATCAAGATGGTATGCTCAAACACAAAAATACCTACGAAATTATGTCGCCTGAAACCATTGGCTTGAAGAAAGAGAAACTCAATCTGACTGCCCGTTCAGGCCGCGCTGCCGTGAAAGGCCATATGGCCGATATGGGCTACACTGAGGCCGATTACGATTTAGACAAGCTCTATGAAGCCTTCTTAAAACTGGCCGACAAGAAAGGCCAGGTTTTTGACTATGACCTAGAAGCCCTAGCCTTTATTGATATGCAGCAGGGCGATGAAGACCGCCTAGTGCTAGATAAACTTTCCGCCAACGTAGCCAGCGAATTTCCAGCCACCGCCTTTGTGCAGGTGGAATTAGACGGCCAGAAACTGAGCAAGGTATCTGTCGGCGGCAACGGCCCAGTAGATGCCACCTACAATGCCTTGATGGACTTGACTGGTCTTGAGCTAACCATGTCCCACTACAACCTCACTGCTAAAGGCGAAGGTGCTGAGGCCCTAGGCCAGGTGGACATTGTGGTGGAACACGAGGGCCGTAAGTTCCACGGCGTGGGCCTAGCAACCGACATCGTGGAAAGCTCAGCCCGAGCCCTTATCCACGCCATCAATGCCATTTACCGCTCCCAGCGAGTGGCGGGTTTGAAGAAGAAGTAA
- a CDS encoding ATP-dependent RNA helicase RhlB yields the protein MSKHLTEQRFIDFPIHENVLAALDSKGFEFCTPIQASSLPYTLAGQDIAGQAQTGTGKTMAFLVATFHHLLKQDLDTKSNQPRALILAPTRELAVQIASDAELLVKHSGLKIALAYGGDGYDKQLKAIEQGVDILVGTTGRVIDYVKQAIIDLNKVQVVVLDEADRMFDLGFIKDIRYLMRKCPKPSERLTMLFSATLSHRVRELAFEDMNDAQYIEIEPEQRTGERIKEELFYPSNKDKMALLLTLLEEEWPERCIVFANTKQKCEDVWGFLAADGHRVGLLTGDIPQKKRLALLDSFTKGDLDILVATDVAARGLHIPQVTHVFNYDLPDDREDYVHRIGRTGRAGESGHSISFACERYAMNLPAIEEYIGHSIPVSQYNSEALLDLPRPYRLKSSSKPSRERRRR from the coding sequence ATGTCAAAACACCTCACTGAACAACGTTTTATTGATTTCCCCATCCACGAAAATGTCCTGGCCGCTCTTGATAGCAAGGGCTTTGAGTTCTGTACCCCTATTCAGGCCTCTTCCCTGCCCTACACGCTGGCAGGCCAAGATATTGCAGGCCAGGCTCAAACAGGGACAGGCAAGACCATGGCCTTTTTGGTGGCCACCTTCCACCACCTGCTCAAGCAAGATTTAGACACCAAATCCAACCAGCCTCGTGCCCTCATTCTGGCTCCAACCCGTGAACTGGCGGTACAAATCGCCTCTGATGCGGAACTCTTAGTCAAACATTCTGGCCTCAAGATTGCCTTGGCCTATGGCGGCGATGGTTACGACAAGCAACTCAAGGCCATTGAACAGGGCGTGGATATTTTGGTCGGCACGACTGGCCGGGTGATTGATTATGTTAAGCAGGCTATTATTGATCTGAATAAGGTGCAGGTGGTGGTACTGGATGAGGCCGATCGGATGTTCGATCTGGGCTTTATCAAGGACATCCGCTACCTCATGCGTAAATGCCCTAAACCAAGCGAACGCCTGACCATGCTCTTCTCTGCCACCCTTTCTCACCGTGTGCGGGAGCTGGCCTTTGAAGATATGAACGATGCCCAATATATTGAAATTGAACCAGAGCAACGCACCGGCGAGCGGATTAAGGAAGAGCTCTTTTACCCCTCTAACAAGGACAAGATGGCCCTGCTCTTAACTCTTCTGGAAGAAGAATGGCCTGAACGTTGTATTGTCTTTGCCAACACCAAACAGAAATGTGAAGACGTTTGGGGCTTTTTGGCCGCCGATGGCCACCGTGTCGGCCTCTTAACCGGCGACATTCCTCAGAAAAAACGCCTAGCCCTGCTGGATAGCTTTACCAAGGGCGATTTAGATATTCTGGTCGCCACCGATGTAGCCGCCCGTGGCCTGCATATTCCACAAGTCACCCACGTTTTCAATTACGATCTGCCAGATGACCGTGAGGACTATGTTCACCGTATTGGCCGGACAGGCCGGGCCGGCGAAAGTGGTCACTCTATCAGCTTTGCCTGCGAACGCTATGCCATGAACCTGCCAGCCATTGAGGAATATATTGGCCACTCCATTCCAGTTAGCCAATATAACAGCGAGGCCTTACTGGATTTGCCAAGGCCTTATCGCCTGAAATCCAGCAGCAAGCCGAGCCGAGAGCGCCGCAGAAGATAG
- a CDS encoding enoyl-[acyl-carrier-protein] reductase (Catalyzes a key regulatory step in fatty acid biosynthesis), with translation MGFLAGKRILVTGLASNRSIAYGIAKSMKEQGAELAFTYLNDKLKSRVEDFAKEFGSDIVLPLDVATDESIQTCFADLSKTWDKFDGFVHAIAFAPGDQLDGDYVNAATREGYRIAHDISAYSFVAMAQAARPFLNPNAALLTLSYLGAERAIPNYNVMCLAKASLEAATRVMAADLGKDGIRVNAISAGPIRTLAASGIKNFKKMLAAFEQTAALKRTVTIEDVGNSAAFLCSDLASGITGEIVHVDAGFSITAMGELGEE, from the coding sequence ATGGGCTTTTTAGCTGGTAAACGTATTTTAGTCACAGGCCTTGCAAGCAACCGTTCTATTGCCTACGGCATTGCCAAATCCATGAAAGAGCAGGGGGCAGAGCTGGCCTTTACCTACTTAAATGATAAATTAAAATCGCGTGTTGAAGACTTCGCCAAGGAATTTGGTTCAGACATCGTGTTGCCATTAGACGTGGCCACCGATGAAAGCATCCAAACCTGCTTTGCAGACCTTAGCAAAACTTGGGATAAGTTTGATGGCTTTGTCCACGCCATTGCCTTTGCTCCAGGCGATCAGTTAGACGGCGACTACGTTAATGCCGCCACCCGTGAGGGCTACCGCATTGCCCACGACATCAGTGCCTACAGCTTTGTAGCCATGGCCCAGGCTGCTCGCCCCTTCTTAAATCCAAATGCGGCCCTCTTAACCCTGTCTTACTTAGGGGCAGAGCGTGCCATTCCAAACTACAACGTGATGTGCTTGGCCAAGGCCTCCCTTGAAGCGGCCACCCGTGTGATGGCAGCCGACCTGGGTAAAGACGGCATTCGTGTAAACGCCATTTCAGCCGGCCCAATCCGCACGCTTGCAGCTTCTGGTATTAAGAACTTCAAGAAAATGCTAGCTGCCTTTGAACAAACAGCTGCTCTTAAACGTACCGTAACCATTGAAGATGTGGGTAACTCAGCCGCCTTCTTATGCTCTGATTTAGCCTCAGGTATTACCGGTGAAATCGTCCATGTGGATGCAGGCTTTAGCATCACAGCCATGGGTGAGTTGGGCGAAGAGTAA
- a CDS encoding Fe-S assembly protein IscX, translating into MKWTDVQEIAWALYDRDPDLDPKTVRFTDMHKWICEMEEFDDNPEGSNESILEAILLKWLEEYE; encoded by the coding sequence ATGAAATGGACAGATGTACAAGAAATCGCCTGGGCACTCTATGATCGTGACCCAGATTTAGACCCAAAAACGGTACGTTTCACCGATATGCACAAATGGATCTGTGAAATGGAGGAGTTTGACGATAACCCAGAAGGCTCAAATGAATCTATTTTAGAAGCAATTTTGCTGAAATGGCTTGAAGAATATGAGTAA
- a CDS encoding ornithine carbamoyltransferase has translation MPTPNLKHRHFLRLMDFTPAEIQSLLDLSAKLKADKKNKTEQKTMQGKNIALIFEKTSTRTRCAFEVAAFDQGANVTYIGPSGSQIGHKESMKDTARVLGRMYDGIQYRGFGQELVQTLADHAGVPVWNGLTDEFHPTQILADFLTMMEHCDKPLNQMKLAYLGDARNNMGNSFVEGAALMGLDLRLVAPKQFFPEEALLDEVKELAQETGAKITCTEDVAEGVKDVDFVYTDVWVSMGEPESAWDERIKLMRPYQVNADLMKLTGNPHVKFLHCLPAFHDDETVVGKEIAQKYGMQGLEVTDEVFESAASIVFDEAENRMHTIKAVMVATLGDEFN, from the coding sequence ATGCCAACACCCAATTTAAAACATCGCCACTTCCTTCGCCTAATGGATTTTACCCCTGCTGAAATCCAGTCTCTCTTAGATCTATCAGCCAAGTTAAAGGCAGATAAGAAAAACAAGACCGAACAGAAAACCATGCAGGGCAAGAATATCGCCCTGATTTTTGAGAAAACTTCCACCCGCACCCGCTGTGCCTTTGAGGTGGCGGCCTTTGATCAGGGGGCTAATGTGACCTATATCGGCCCAAGTGGATCGCAAATTGGCCATAAGGAATCCATGAAGGACACGGCCCGTGTGCTGGGTAGAATGTACGATGGCATTCAATATCGGGGCTTTGGCCAGGAGTTAGTGCAAACCCTGGCCGATCATGCTGGTGTGCCGGTTTGGAATGGCTTAACCGATGAATTCCACCCAACTCAAATTTTGGCTGATTTCCTGACCATGATGGAACATTGCGACAAGCCCCTCAACCAAATGAAACTGGCCTATTTGGGCGATGCCCGCAACAATATGGGCAATTCCTTTGTGGAAGGAGCAGCCCTGATGGGCTTGGACTTACGCCTAGTTGCGCCAAAACAGTTCTTCCCAGAAGAGGCCCTGCTGGATGAGGTTAAGGAACTTGCCCAGGAAACCGGTGCTAAAATTACCTGCACCGAAGATGTGGCTGAGGGAGTTAAGGATGTGGACTTTGTCTATACCGATGTGTGGGTCTCCATGGGCGAACCTGAATCAGCCTGGGATGAGCGGATTAAACTGATGAGGCCTTATCAGGTTAATGCTGATTTGATGAAGCTCACAGGCAACCCTCATGTGAAATTCCTCCACTGCCTCCCAGCCTTCCACGATGATGAAACGGTGGTGGGCAAGGAAATTGCCCAAAAATACGGGATGCAAGGGCTGGAAGTGACCGATGAGGTCTTTGAATCAGCAGCCTCCATCGTTTTTGATGAAGCCGAAAACCGCATGCACACCATCAAGGCCGTGATGGTGGCAACCTTAGGAGATGAGTTTAATTAA
- a CDS encoding DNA mismatch repair endonuclease MutH, with amino-acid sequence MPLANHSLSESQLLAQAQLLAGFSLGEIAGQLNIPVPPDLRRDKGWVGMLIETALGAKAGSKAEQDFAHLGIELKTIPVNGQGLPLETTFVSLAPLTHNHGLVWEQSHVRHKLQRVLWIPVQGERAIPLGQRLIGQPILWSPSEEEELLLKADWEELMDLIVLGKLHQINARLGEVLQLRPKGRNSQARAAAINDRGEQVQSLPLGFYLRKQFTARILQGFVA; translated from the coding sequence ATGCCCTTAGCCAACCATTCCTTATCTGAAAGCCAGCTCTTGGCCCAAGCCCAGTTGCTGGCAGGTTTTAGCCTAGGTGAAATTGCCGGCCAGCTCAATATTCCTGTGCCGCCTGATCTGCGCCGAGACAAGGGCTGGGTCGGTATGCTGATTGAAACGGCCCTAGGTGCTAAGGCAGGTTCCAAGGCCGAGCAGGATTTTGCCCATTTGGGCATTGAGCTTAAAACCATTCCAGTCAATGGCCAAGGCCTGCCGCTTGAAACCACCTTTGTCAGCCTGGCCCCGCTCACCCATAATCACGGACTCGTTTGGGAGCAGTCCCACGTTCGGCATAAATTACAAAGGGTTTTGTGGATACCCGTGCAGGGGGAGCGAGCTATCCCGCTAGGCCAACGCCTGATCGGCCAGCCTATTTTATGGTCGCCCAGTGAAGAAGAGGAGCTTTTGTTAAAGGCCGATTGGGAGGAACTGATGGATCTCATCGTGCTGGGCAAACTTCACCAAATTAATGCCAGATTGGGAGAAGTCCTCCAGCTTCGCCCCAAGGGCAGGAATAGCCAGGCTAGAGCAGCAGCCATCAACGACAGGGGAGAGCAGGTTCAGTCCCTGCCCCTGGGTTTTTACTTACGCAAGCAATTTACCGCCAGAATTTTACAGGGTTTTGTGGCTTAA
- a CDS encoding Na+/H+ antiporter NhaB codes for MSSFNVMFKTFLGNTPEWYKLAIIAFLIVNPLLFFFVDPFLAGWVLVAEFIFTLAMALKCYPLQPGGLLAIEAVVIGMTSPHHIKEEIMANFEVILLLMFMVAGIFFMKQLLLHLFTKLIISIHSKKTLSLAFCLSAAFLSAFLDALTVIAVIISVGMGFYGVYHKVASGKNFEDSTDITNDEQIITNKQVLEQFRGFLRSLLMHAAVGSALGGVMTMVGEPQNLIIAEQASWSFGEFLLRVAPVSVPVFICGVATCYLLEKYKLFGYGDRLPRKVWLVLARYNISREQKMTQQDRFRLIVQAIAGIWLIIGLALHLADVGIIGLTIIIICTAFCGVTDEHAIGKAFQESLPFTALLVVFFSIVAVIIDLKLFEPIINFVLSSEPSSQLALFYIFNGLLSAISDNVFVGTVYINEAKTALTSGVISREQFDLIAVAINTGTNLPSVATPNGQAAFLFLLTSSLAPLIRLSYGKMAYMALPYTIVLALVGFIGVECILPSITSLMGSWGWLIMR; via the coding sequence GTGTCATCGTTTAATGTGATGTTTAAAACCTTTCTGGGCAATACGCCTGAATGGTATAAATTGGCCATTATTGCCTTTTTAATTGTCAATCCTTTACTATTTTTCTTTGTGGATCCCTTTCTCGCTGGCTGGGTTTTGGTAGCCGAATTTATTTTTACCCTGGCCATGGCACTCAAATGCTACCCCCTCCAACCAGGCGGTTTATTGGCCATTGAGGCCGTGGTGATTGGGATGACCAGTCCACATCACATTAAAGAAGAAATTATGGCCAATTTTGAGGTTATCTTGCTCTTGATGTTTATGGTGGCAGGTATTTTCTTTATGAAGCAACTCTTACTCCACCTCTTTACCAAGCTCATCATAAGTATCCATTCTAAAAAGACCCTTTCCCTAGCCTTCTGTTTGAGTGCCGCTTTTCTTTCCGCCTTCCTTGATGCCCTAACGGTAATTGCGGTTATCATCAGCGTAGGCATGGGCTTTTATGGGGTCTATCACAAGGTGGCCTCAGGCAAAAATTTTGAGGATTCGACTGACATCACCAATGATGAACAGATCATCACCAACAAGCAGGTCTTAGAGCAGTTCCGTGGCTTTTTACGCAGCCTACTTATGCACGCTGCTGTGGGTAGCGCCCTGGGTGGGGTGATGACCATGGTAGGCGAGCCGCAAAACCTGATCATTGCCGAACAGGCCAGTTGGAGTTTTGGCGAGTTCTTGCTGCGGGTAGCGCCTGTCAGTGTGCCTGTCTTTATTTGCGGCGTGGCCACCTGCTACTTACTAGAAAAATACAAATTATTCGGCTATGGTGACCGCTTGCCTCGTAAAGTTTGGCTGGTTTTAGCCCGCTATAATATTTCCAGAGAGCAAAAAATGACCCAGCAAGATCGCTTCCGCTTGATTGTGCAAGCCATTGCGGGCATCTGGCTCATTATCGGCTTGGCCCTACATTTGGCAGATGTGGGCATTATCGGCCTAACCATCATCATCATCTGCACCGCCTTCTGTGGCGTAACGGATGAACACGCCATCGGCAAGGCCTTCCAAGAATCCCTGCCTTTTACGGCTCTCTTGGTGGTTTTCTTCTCCATTGTGGCGGTTATCATCGACCTGAAATTATTTGAACCGATCATCAATTTCGTCCTGTCTTCTGAACCAAGCTCACAACTGGCCCTGTTCTATATCTTTAACGGCCTTCTGTCTGCCATTTCAGATAACGTTTTTGTTGGCACGGTTTACATCAACGAAGCCAAAACCGCCCTGACCAGTGGCGTGATTAGCCGTGAACAGTTCGACTTAATTGCCGTGGCCATTAACACTGGCACCAACCTGCCATCGGTTGCCACCCCGAATGGCCAGGCTGCCTTCCTCTTTCTCTTAACGTCTTCATTGGCGCCCCTTATTCGCCTTTCTTATGGTAAAATGGCCTATATGGCCCTGCCTTACACCATTGTATTAGCCCTGGTTGGCTTTATTGGTGTGGAATGTATTTTGCCGAGTATTACCTCCTTGATGGGGTCTTGGGGCTGGTTAATTATGCGTTAA
- a CDS encoding thiamine ABC transporter substrate binding subunit — protein sequence MKRSLFVLSSLALATSAFASQPTLTVYTYDSFTSKYGPAPQLEPLFEAQCKCDLKFMPFEDGITMFNRIRLEGKKTKADVMLGLDNFAMGEAEKSGLFVEHGLSSQAELPEAWINPTFYPYDYGEFAFIYNKTKLTNPPKSLKELVERQDLKVIYQDPRTSTVGRGLLYWVNTVYGSQAAQAWQKLAKHTVTVGKGWSETYGAFLKGESDLVLSYSTSPLYHQWHEQSQDYVAASFEEGHLAQIEVAAITKTSKQPELARQFLTFLQSPEAQKIISFNNVMKPVVSSQADPLFKTLPTYPALKFSQPSPEVIKEWSNTWQQAVSK from the coding sequence ATGAAACGCTCTTTATTCGTGCTTTCAAGCCTTGCTCTTGCCACAAGTGCATTTGCCAGCCAACCCACCTTAACCGTTTACACCTACGACTCCTTCACCTCCAAATACGGCCCAGCCCCGCAACTTGAACCGCTTTTTGAAGCCCAATGCAAGTGCGATCTGAAATTTATGCCCTTTGAAGATGGGATTACCATGTTCAACCGCATTCGCCTAGAGGGCAAGAAAACCAAGGCGGACGTGATGTTGGGCCTGGATAATTTCGCCATGGGCGAGGCGGAAAAATCAGGATTATTTGTTGAGCATGGCCTAAGCAGCCAGGCCGAACTGCCAGAAGCCTGGATCAACCCGACCTTCTACCCCTACGACTACGGAGAATTTGCCTTTATTTACAATAAAACCAAGCTAACCAACCCACCAAAAAGCCTCAAAGAGCTGGTTGAACGCCAAGATCTGAAGGTCATCTACCAAGACCCCCGCACCAGCACGGTTGGCCGGGGCTTGCTCTATTGGGTCAATACAGTCTATGGCTCACAAGCGGCCCAGGCCTGGCAAAAACTTGCAAAACATACCGTTACCGTGGGCAAGGGCTGGTCGGAAACCTATGGGGCCTTTCTCAAGGGCGAATCGGATTTAGTGCTAAGCTACAGCACCTCACCGCTCTACCATCAGTGGCACGAACAAAGCCAGGACTATGTTGCCGCCAGCTTTGAAGAGGGCCATTTGGCACAAATTGAAGTGGCTGCCATCACCAAAACCAGCAAGCAGCCTGAATTGGCCCGTCAGTTCCTGACCTTCCTACAAAGCCCAGAAGCTCAAAAAATCATCTCCTTTAATAATGTGATGAAGCCTGTGGTGAGCAGCCAGGCCGATCCGCTCTTTAAAACCCTCCCGACTTATCCAGCGCTGAAATTCAGCCAGCCAAGTCCAGAAGTGATTAAGGAATGGTCAAATACCTGGCAGCAAGCGGTCAGTAAATAA
- a CDS encoding ferredoxin, 2Fe-2S type, ISC system codes for MPKVVVLPHEELCPEGYVIEAKTGDNLVDILHDHDIEIEHSCHKSCACTTCHVVIREGYDSLNETTEQEEDMLDKAWGLEIDSRLSCQCIIGSEDIVVEIPKYSLNHAKEDH; via the coding sequence ATGCCAAAAGTTGTTGTATTACCACATGAAGAACTTTGCCCTGAGGGCTATGTGATCGAGGCCAAGACAGGCGATAATCTGGTTGATATCCTGCACGATCACGACATTGAAATTGAGCACTCCTGCCACAAATCTTGTGCCTGTACCACCTGCCACGTTGTTATTCGTGAGGGTTACGATTCCCTGAACGAAACTACCGAGCAAGAAGAAGATATGCTAGACAAGGCTTGGGGCTTAGAGATTGACAGCCGCTTGAGCTGCCAGTGCATTATCGGCTCAGAAGACATTGTAGTCGAAATTCCAAAATACAGCCTCAACCACGCCAAAGAGGATCACTAA
- a CDS encoding transposase, with translation MVFIDSSTKKVVYHQIVKTEKDIYYKKAMNRLRERNYIIQSVTCDGRRGLLKDLFNTPTQMCQFHLVAIVMRALRKKHQSHAGRELKSIIKTLKTSSKNEFYLKIYEWKRKHQEFLSERSDKPNEKGKYPYKHRSVRSAAASIKRYYEYIFTYEKYPELNIEKTTNRIEGLFKELKDKLRPHSGLTRKHKILFIQDFLNKKSW, from the coding sequence ATGGTGTTTATTGATAGCTCTACAAAAAAGGTGGTTTATCACCAAATAGTCAAAACAGAAAAAGATATCTATTACAAGAAGGCCATGAACCGTTTAAGGGAAAGAAATTATATTATTCAATCAGTTACCTGTGATGGGCGTAGAGGCCTCTTAAAAGATTTGTTCAATACACCAACACAGATGTGTCAGTTTCATCTTGTAGCAATCGTAATGAGGGCATTGAGAAAGAAACATCAATCACATGCAGGAAGAGAATTAAAAAGTATTATTAAGACGCTTAAAACCAGCTCTAAAAATGAATTTTATTTAAAAATATATGAATGGAAGAGAAAACACCAGGAGTTTTTAAGTGAACGGTCAGATAAACCAAATGAAAAAGGGAAATACCCTTATAAACATCGAAGTGTAAGAAGTGCTGCTGCGAGTATTAAGCGTTATTATGAATATATTTTTACTTATGAGAAATATCCTGAATTAAATATTGAAAAGACAACAAATAGGATTGAAGGTTTATTTAAGGAACTAAAAGACAAATTACGTCCGCACAGCGGTTTAACAAGAAAGCATAAGATCTTGTTTATACAGGACTTTTTGAACAAAAAGAGTTGGTAA